In one Bactrocera tryoni isolate S06 chromosome 5, CSIRO_BtryS06_freeze2, whole genome shotgun sequence genomic region, the following are encoded:
- the LOC120779140 gene encoding H(+)/Cl(-) exchange transporter 5 isoform X2, with protein sequence MEKFPLKGSREIAAEGNSYITAYQSVLKKSNGHTGAIGDITDTQDHPLATSSLTKEGNGSAAKTSLTVPDDDDDEMIDITPHSSPGDAGHSSSFNYKRHTSADSDMEADHYMRNHHHVPTHSAFGDANDNAHDDIPGIGQYDDFHTIDWQRDIARDRMRHRYIVKKRQDSLWDLLKGAHDAWSGWLCVLFVGIAAGFVAGMIDIGASWMSDLKHGICPQAFWFNREQCCWPTKQSVFEEGNCSTWKTWPEIMGMDRNGTGAYIVSYFWFILWALMFAALSASLVRMFAPYACGSGIPEIKTILSGFIIRGYLGKWTLLIKSVGLMLSVSAGLTLGKEGPMVHIASCIGNIFSHMFPKYGRNEAKKREILSAAAAAGVSVAFGAPIGGVLFSLEEVSYYFPLKTLWRSFFCALIAAFVLRSLTPFGNEHSVLFFVEYNKPWIFFELIPFVFLGIMGGVIGTIFIKANLWWCRYRKFSKLGQYPVAEVLVVTLVTGILCFPNPFTRMNMNELIYLLFSQCSPADSTNPLCDYKRMNITNGATSSIEVTEPGPGVYHAIILLLLAFVFKLALAVFTFGMKVPAGLFIPSLLMGSIMGRIVGIGVERFAYSYPNIWLFTGECVNGKNLITPGLYAMVGAAATLGGVTRMTVSLVVIMFELTGGVGYIVPLMAAAMASKWVGDALGRQGIYDAHIALNGYPFLDSKEEFAHTTLAADVMQPKRNETLNVITQDSMTVDDVETLLKETEHNGYPVVVSKESQYLVGFVLRRDLNLAIENAKRLIEGITGASIVLFTSASAATQNLGPPPLKLKKILDMAPITVTDQTPMETVVDMFRKLGLRQTLVTHNGRLLGVITKKDVLRHVKQMDNEDPNTVLFN encoded by the exons ATGGAAAAATTTCCTCTAAAAGGCAGCAGGGAGATTGCAGCTGAAGGGAATAGTTACATTACAGCCTATCAGTCGGTATTAAAAAAG tcgAATGGTCATACGGGAGCCATAGGAGATATTACTGATACTCAGGATCATCCATTGGCTACATCATCTCTAACAAAAGAGGGTAACGGCTCTGCAGCTAAAACTTCTCTCACAGTTcccgacgacgacgacgacgaaaTGATTGACATCACACCCCATTCAAGTCCAGGAGATGCGGGACATTCGTCCAGTTTTAATTACAAACGTCACACTTCGGCTGACTCAGATATGGAGGCTGATCATTACATGCGAAATCATCACCATGTTCCAACACATAGCGCCTTCGGCGATGCAAATGATA ATGCACACGATGACATACCAGGTATTGGACAGTACGATGATTTTCACACGATCGATTGGCAGCGTGATATTGCCCGTGATCGCATGCGCCATCGCTATATAGTGAAAAAGCGGCAGGATTCATTATGGGATTTGCTGAAG GGTGCTCATGACGCGTGGTCTGGTTGGCTCTGTGTCCTCTTTGTTGGTATTGCTGCTGGTTTTGTAGCTGGCATGATCGACATTGGCGCTAGTTGGATGTCCGATTTGAAGCATGGTATTTGCCCACAGGCTTTTTGGTTCAATCGCGAGCAATGCTGTTGGCCCACCAAGCAGTCCGTTTTCGAAGAAGGAAATTGTTCAACG TGGAAAACCTGGCCTGAGATAATGGGTATGGATCGCAATGGGACCGGTGCCTATATTGTCTCCTACTTCTGGTTCATTTTGTGGGCTTTGATGTTTGCAGCACTAAGTGCATCTTTAGTACGCATGTTCGCTCCATATGCTTGTGGATCTGGTATTCCTGAAATCAAGACGATTCTTTCGGGATTTATTATTCGCGGTTATTTGGGAAAATGGACATTATTAATCAAATCTGTTGGTCTGATGCTTTCTGTATCAGCGGGTTTAACGTTGGGCAAAGAAGGTCCCATGGTACATATTGCCAGCTGTATTGGCAATATATTTTCTCATATGTTCCCCAAATATGGACGCAACGAAGCAAAGAAAAGAGAGATCTTATCTGCAGCTGCAGCAGCTGGTGTTTCTGTGGCTTTCGGTGCACCAATTGGTGGTGTTTTATTCTCGCTGGAGGAGGTCTCCTACTACTTTCCGTTAAAAACACTGTGGCGATCTTTCTTTTGTGCATTGATTGCTGCATTTGTTTTGCGTTCGCTGACACCCTTTGGTAATGAGCATTCGGTTTTATTCTTCGTCGAATACAATAAGCCTTGGATATTTTTCGAGCTTATACCATTCGTCTTCTTAGGAATAATGGGC GGCGTGATCGGTACCATTTTCATCAAAGCAAATTTATGGTGGTGCCGTTATCGTAAATTTAGCAAGCTAGGCCAATATCCTGTTGCTGAAGTGCTGGTGGTAACACTCGTTACTGGTATCCTATGCTTTCCTAATCCATTCACCCGAATGAATATGAACGAGCTTATTTACTTGCTTTTTAGCCAATGCTCTCCGGCCGACAGCACGAACCCCCTATG CGACTACAAGCGTATGAACATCACAAATGGAGCCACGTCTTCGATAGAAGTAACGGAGCCGGGTCCTGGTGTATATCATGCCATTATTTTACTGCTACTAGCATTTGTATTCAAGCTTGCTTTAGCTGTTTTCACATTTGGAATGAAAGTTCCAGCGGGATTATTTATACCATCTCTTTTAATGGGTTCAATTATGGGTCGTATAGTTGGAATTG GTGTGGAACGTTTTGCGTACAGCTATCCGAATATATGGCTCTTTACGGGTGAATGTGTTAATGGCAAAAATCTGATTACACCCGGTTTGTATGCAATGGTAGGCGCTGCAGCTACTTTGGGTGGTGTTACACGCATGACCGTTTCTTTAGTAGTAATCATGTTCGAATTGACTGGCGGCGTTGGCTATATAGTTCCGTTGATGGCAGCAGCTATGGCTTCAAAATGGGTTGGCGACGCACTCGGTAGACAG gGTATCTATGATGCGCATATAGCTCTTAACGGTTATCCGTTCCTAGATAGTAAAGAAGAGTTTGCACATACAACACTGGCAGCCGACGTTATGCAGCCAAA gagAAATGAAACGCTTAATGTAATCACACAAGATTCCATGACTGTGGATGATGTCGAGACGTTATTAAAAGAAACGGAGCACAATGGATATCCCGTTGTAGTGTCAAAGGAAAGTCAGTATTTAGTGGGATTCGTTCTGCGCAGGGATCTAAATTTAGCTATAG AAAATGCCAAACGTTTGATCGAGGGCATAACTGGCGCATCAATAGTATTATTCACTTCAGCATCAGCAGCAACACAAAATTTGGGACCACCACCGCTCAAGTTGAAAAAGATACTTGACATGGCACCCATAACGGTGACAGATCAGACACCTATGGAAACTGTGGTGGATATGTTCAGAAAGTTGGGCTTACGACAAACTCTAGTGACACACAACGg ACGTCTGCTGGGTGTTATAACGAAAAAAGATGTTTTGCGTCACGTCAAGCAAATGGACAATGAGGATCCAAATACTGTCTTATTCAATTAA
- the LOC120779143 gene encoding uncharacterized protein LOC120779143, with protein sequence MDELSEYSSEILEFMPTQQLGKQCKMVGACVSTDFEPSSQDKSVETTLRLHASTQTELSNSLQSHVDQQRLAMWLRKIYPAVEAQLLKGTTPLNSCEIVDHAFTSFTEKLNVQIYQKITVGGAENSQGIATWLSVHTNNAPMLVVSTRSPHDSWCDHLQQTLKLLVPNRMQTANLVVYTEYKSLPLKACLGCLSTNTFNKSIFAGSTMDGDIHIWGCRSSNRVGDNKSSTTMASTYEIEELCCAASPHGCAVALCWSSENRLLSFHSNGFIISWVVGKELILENDFQLKAQVSEITAAVCLTANTCVVGIKDGSLFLCTITSFGTMRKQMEIVPLKKHSFMISALIKTVFNNCPSVLSCDLSGQVLCHSISQPEEESRVLRIPLPFKNAIACSKDGHLIYSPGTDGSLEYYNLVSGIHSIVKGTLRGKGNFIACSDNGNWIITGLYADDFQIFYIDN encoded by the exons atggatGAGTTGTCGGAATACTCCTCAGAAATTCTAGAATTCATGCCAACACAACAGTTGGGGAAGCAATGTAAAATGGTCGGAGCTTGTGTAAGCACAGACTTTGAGCCAAGTAGTCAGGATAAATCTGTGGAAACCACACTTCGTTTACACGCAAGCACACAAACAGAACTATCTAACTCATTACAAAGTCATGTTGATCAGCAAAGGCTTGCTATGTGGTTGAGAAAAATTTATCCCGCTGTTGAAGCACAACTACTCAAAGGAACTACTCCTTTAAACAGCTGTGAGATCGTTGACCACGCTTTTACCTCTTTCACCGAAAAATTGAATgttcaaatatatcaaaagatCACCGTTGGAGGAGCAGAAAATTCTCAAGGCATCGCAACATGGTTATCTGTACACACAAACAATGCACCCATGCTAGTAGTAAGCACCAGATCACCACATGACAGCTGGTGTGATCATTTACAACAAACCCTAAAGCTATTGGTACCCAACCGCATGCAAACTGCCAATCTAGTTGTTTATACTGAATATAAAAGTCTGCCGCTTAAGGCATGTCTTGGTTGCCTCAGTACGAATACATTCAACAAGAGCATATTTGCTGGCTCCACCATGGAcggtgacatacatatatggggaTGTCGATCAAGTAATCGAGTTGGAGATAATAAATCAAGTACAACTATGGCCAGTACATATGAAATCGAGGAACTCTGTTGTGCAGCATCTCCTCACGGTTGTGCTGTGGCTTTGTGCTGGTCAAGTGAAAATCGTCTGCTTAGTTTCCATTCTAATGGTTTCATCATTAGCTGGGTTGTGGGCAAAGAATTGATTTTGGAAAATGA tttCCAACTAAAAGCGCAAGTCAGTGAGATTACAGCGGCTGTTTGTTTGACTGCGAATACTTGTGTGGTAGGCATCAAGGATGGTTCCTTATTTTTATGTACTATAACCAGTTTCGGTACAATGCGAAAACAGATGGAAATAGTGCCGTTGAAAAAGCATTCTTTTATGATCTCAGCATTAATCAAAACCGTGTTCAATAATTGCCCATCGGTTTTAAGTTGCGATTTAAGTGGACAAGTCCTTTGTCACAGCATATCACAACCAGAGGAG gaaagtCGGGTCTTACGCATCCCGTTGCCTTTTAAAAATGCCATTGCCTGTTCTAAGGATGGACATCTTATCTATTCTCCCGGGACTGATGGCTCTTTAGAATAttataa CTTAGTCAGTGGAATTCATTCTATTGTTAAAGGGACTTTACGTGGCAAGGGGAACTTCATCGCCTGTAGTGATAATGG GAACTGGATAATCACTGGACTTTACGCAGAtgactttcaaatattttacatagaCAACTAG
- the LOC120779140 gene encoding H(+)/Cl(-) exchange transporter 5 isoform X1 codes for MEKFPLKGSREIAAEGNSYITAYQSVLKKSNGHTGAIGDITDTQDHPLATSSLTKEGNGSAAKTSLTVPDDDDDEMIDITPHSSPGDAGHSSSFNYKRHTSADSDMEADHYMRNHHHVPTHSAFGDANDSGMAFYGVSDAHDDIPGIGQYDDFHTIDWQRDIARDRMRHRYIVKKRQDSLWDLLKGAHDAWSGWLCVLFVGIAAGFVAGMIDIGASWMSDLKHGICPQAFWFNREQCCWPTKQSVFEEGNCSTWKTWPEIMGMDRNGTGAYIVSYFWFILWALMFAALSASLVRMFAPYACGSGIPEIKTILSGFIIRGYLGKWTLLIKSVGLMLSVSAGLTLGKEGPMVHIASCIGNIFSHMFPKYGRNEAKKREILSAAAAAGVSVAFGAPIGGVLFSLEEVSYYFPLKTLWRSFFCALIAAFVLRSLTPFGNEHSVLFFVEYNKPWIFFELIPFVFLGIMGGVIGTIFIKANLWWCRYRKFSKLGQYPVAEVLVVTLVTGILCFPNPFTRMNMNELIYLLFSQCSPADSTNPLCDYKRMNITNGATSSIEVTEPGPGVYHAIILLLLAFVFKLALAVFTFGMKVPAGLFIPSLLMGSIMGRIVGIGVERFAYSYPNIWLFTGECVNGKNLITPGLYAMVGAAATLGGVTRMTVSLVVIMFELTGGVGYIVPLMAAAMASKWVGDALGRQGIYDAHIALNGYPFLDSKEEFAHTTLAADVMQPKRNETLNVITQDSMTVDDVETLLKETEHNGYPVVVSKESQYLVGFVLRRDLNLAIENAKRLIEGITGASIVLFTSASAATQNLGPPPLKLKKILDMAPITVTDQTPMETVVDMFRKLGLRQTLVTHNGRLLGVITKKDVLRHVKQMDNEDPNTVLFN; via the exons ATGGAAAAATTTCCTCTAAAAGGCAGCAGGGAGATTGCAGCTGAAGGGAATAGTTACATTACAGCCTATCAGTCGGTATTAAAAAAG tcgAATGGTCATACGGGAGCCATAGGAGATATTACTGATACTCAGGATCATCCATTGGCTACATCATCTCTAACAAAAGAGGGTAACGGCTCTGCAGCTAAAACTTCTCTCACAGTTcccgacgacgacgacgacgaaaTGATTGACATCACACCCCATTCAAGTCCAGGAGATGCGGGACATTCGTCCAGTTTTAATTACAAACGTCACACTTCGGCTGACTCAGATATGGAGGCTGATCATTACATGCGAAATCATCACCATGTTCCAACACATAGCGCCTTCGGCGATGCAAATGATA GTGGAATGGCGTTCTACGGTGTATCGG ATGCACACGATGACATACCAGGTATTGGACAGTACGATGATTTTCACACGATCGATTGGCAGCGTGATATTGCCCGTGATCGCATGCGCCATCGCTATATAGTGAAAAAGCGGCAGGATTCATTATGGGATTTGCTGAAG GGTGCTCATGACGCGTGGTCTGGTTGGCTCTGTGTCCTCTTTGTTGGTATTGCTGCTGGTTTTGTAGCTGGCATGATCGACATTGGCGCTAGTTGGATGTCCGATTTGAAGCATGGTATTTGCCCACAGGCTTTTTGGTTCAATCGCGAGCAATGCTGTTGGCCCACCAAGCAGTCCGTTTTCGAAGAAGGAAATTGTTCAACG TGGAAAACCTGGCCTGAGATAATGGGTATGGATCGCAATGGGACCGGTGCCTATATTGTCTCCTACTTCTGGTTCATTTTGTGGGCTTTGATGTTTGCAGCACTAAGTGCATCTTTAGTACGCATGTTCGCTCCATATGCTTGTGGATCTGGTATTCCTGAAATCAAGACGATTCTTTCGGGATTTATTATTCGCGGTTATTTGGGAAAATGGACATTATTAATCAAATCTGTTGGTCTGATGCTTTCTGTATCAGCGGGTTTAACGTTGGGCAAAGAAGGTCCCATGGTACATATTGCCAGCTGTATTGGCAATATATTTTCTCATATGTTCCCCAAATATGGACGCAACGAAGCAAAGAAAAGAGAGATCTTATCTGCAGCTGCAGCAGCTGGTGTTTCTGTGGCTTTCGGTGCACCAATTGGTGGTGTTTTATTCTCGCTGGAGGAGGTCTCCTACTACTTTCCGTTAAAAACACTGTGGCGATCTTTCTTTTGTGCATTGATTGCTGCATTTGTTTTGCGTTCGCTGACACCCTTTGGTAATGAGCATTCGGTTTTATTCTTCGTCGAATACAATAAGCCTTGGATATTTTTCGAGCTTATACCATTCGTCTTCTTAGGAATAATGGGC GGCGTGATCGGTACCATTTTCATCAAAGCAAATTTATGGTGGTGCCGTTATCGTAAATTTAGCAAGCTAGGCCAATATCCTGTTGCTGAAGTGCTGGTGGTAACACTCGTTACTGGTATCCTATGCTTTCCTAATCCATTCACCCGAATGAATATGAACGAGCTTATTTACTTGCTTTTTAGCCAATGCTCTCCGGCCGACAGCACGAACCCCCTATG CGACTACAAGCGTATGAACATCACAAATGGAGCCACGTCTTCGATAGAAGTAACGGAGCCGGGTCCTGGTGTATATCATGCCATTATTTTACTGCTACTAGCATTTGTATTCAAGCTTGCTTTAGCTGTTTTCACATTTGGAATGAAAGTTCCAGCGGGATTATTTATACCATCTCTTTTAATGGGTTCAATTATGGGTCGTATAGTTGGAATTG GTGTGGAACGTTTTGCGTACAGCTATCCGAATATATGGCTCTTTACGGGTGAATGTGTTAATGGCAAAAATCTGATTACACCCGGTTTGTATGCAATGGTAGGCGCTGCAGCTACTTTGGGTGGTGTTACACGCATGACCGTTTCTTTAGTAGTAATCATGTTCGAATTGACTGGCGGCGTTGGCTATATAGTTCCGTTGATGGCAGCAGCTATGGCTTCAAAATGGGTTGGCGACGCACTCGGTAGACAG gGTATCTATGATGCGCATATAGCTCTTAACGGTTATCCGTTCCTAGATAGTAAAGAAGAGTTTGCACATACAACACTGGCAGCCGACGTTATGCAGCCAAA gagAAATGAAACGCTTAATGTAATCACACAAGATTCCATGACTGTGGATGATGTCGAGACGTTATTAAAAGAAACGGAGCACAATGGATATCCCGTTGTAGTGTCAAAGGAAAGTCAGTATTTAGTGGGATTCGTTCTGCGCAGGGATCTAAATTTAGCTATAG AAAATGCCAAACGTTTGATCGAGGGCATAACTGGCGCATCAATAGTATTATTCACTTCAGCATCAGCAGCAACACAAAATTTGGGACCACCACCGCTCAAGTTGAAAAAGATACTTGACATGGCACCCATAACGGTGACAGATCAGACACCTATGGAAACTGTGGTGGATATGTTCAGAAAGTTGGGCTTACGACAAACTCTAGTGACACACAACGg ACGTCTGCTGGGTGTTATAACGAAAAAAGATGTTTTGCGTCACGTCAAGCAAATGGACAATGAGGATCCAAATACTGTCTTATTCAATTAA